Proteins encoded in a region of the Acipenser ruthenus chromosome 43, fAciRut3.2 maternal haplotype, whole genome shotgun sequence genome:
- the LOC131709350 gene encoding LOW QUALITY PROTEIN: EGF-containing fibulin-like extracellular matrix protein 2 (The sequence of the model RefSeq protein was modified relative to this genomic sequence to represent the inferred CDS: inserted 1 base in 1 codon) produces MLSLCFITLLPSSSDINECETIPGACKGEMKCFNHYGGYLCLPRDRLPQPPPDPPXQGPEGELYNPCPQGYEPSQRDTCLDIDECERDLHDCQPSQQCTNTPGSFTCTCPDGYRKIGSECIDIDECRYRYCQHSCVNSPGSFACQCEPGFQLAGNNRSCVDVNECDMGAPCQQRCYNTYGTFICRCDQGYELGQDGFACNDIDECSYSSYLCQYQCQNVPGRFSCVCPEGYQLLGTRLCQDINECETGTHQCTDSQTCVNIHGAYQCVENDRCQEPYVKVADNRCVCPVTKPACRELPFSIVHRYMSITSDRTVPSDIFQIQATSVYPGAYNTFRIRSGDEEGEFYIRQINNISAMLVLSRPVTGPKEYVLDLEMVSVNPLMSYQTSSALRLSVYVGQHSF; encoded by the exons atgctttcactgtgctttattaccctcctcccctcctcctcagaTATCAACGAGTGTGAGACGATCCCGGGAGCCTGTAAGGGGGAGATGAAGTGCTTCAATCACTACGGGGGCTACCTGTGCCTGCCTCGGGATCGACTCCCCCAGCCCCCCCCAGACCCCC CGCAGGGCCCCGAGGGAGAGCTCTACAACCCCTGTCCGCAGGGCTACGAACCCAGCCAGAGAGACACCTGCCTGG ACATCGATGAGTGCGAGCGAGATTTGCACGACTGCCAGCCGAGCCAGCAGTGCACGAACACCCCCGGATCGTTCACCTGTACCTGCCCGGACGGCTACCGCAAGATCGGCTCCGAGTGCATCG ATATTGACGAGTGTCGTTATAGATACTGTCAGCACAGCTGTGTGAACTCCCCCGGTTCCTTCGCCTGTCAGTGTGAACCCGGGTTCCAGTTAGCCGGCAACAACCGATCCTGTGTCG aCGTTAATGAGTGTGACATGGGCGCCCCCTGCCAGCAGCGCTGTTATAACACCTATGGGACCTTCATCTGTCGCTGTGACCAGGGCTACGAGCTGGGGCAGGATGGCTTTGCCTGCAATG ATATCGATGAGTGCAGCTACTCGAGCTACCTGTGCCAGTATCAGTGTCAGAACGTGCCAGGACGTTTCTCCTGCGTCTGCCCGGAAGGTTACCAGCTGCTGGGCACACGGCTGTGCCAAG aTATCAATGAGTGTGAGACAGGAACGCACCAATGCACTGACTCTCAGACCTGCGTCAACATCCACGGGGCGTACCAGTGTGTGGAGAACGACCGCTGCCAGGAGCCCTACGTCAAGGTCGCTGACAA ccgCTGCGTGTGTCCCGTCACCAAGCCAGCCTGTCGGGAGCTTCCCTTCTCCATCGTTCATCGATACATGAGCATCACCTCGGACCGGACCGTCCCGTCCGATATCTTCCAGATTCAGGCCACCAGCGTGTATCCCGGAGCCTACAACACCTTCCGAATCCGGTCTGGAGATGAGGAGGGGGAGTTCTACATCCGG CAAATTAACAACATCAGCGCCATGCTGGTTCTGTCCCGGCCCGTGACTGGACCCAAAGAGTATGTTCTGGACCTGGAGATGGTGTCGGTCAATCCCTTGATGAGCTACCAGACCAGCTCTGCCCTGCGGCTCTCAGTTTACGTGGGACAGCACTCTTTCTAA